From the genome of Biomphalaria glabrata chromosome 1, xgBioGlab47.1, whole genome shotgun sequence, one region includes:
- the LOC106072783 gene encoding uncharacterized protein LOC106072783: MWKSVFLGLWLIIVFAQRVRSKTCDSSSDSYTELECSDDCCGDENVIYCCSSTSTTAIVIGTLVPSVIGGMFFIIGICYYKKLYCFRNRIVHPERASSTSTIGTQVRPITPTDNPAHQSYLIVSNGTGEEWQMPTLKYQDPAYPGKEPAISYPAPSYEEVVQLQEKPTVTS, from the exons ATGTGGAAGTCTGTTTTTCTAGGACTGTGGCTTATCATTGTATTTG CCCAACGTGTTAGAAGTAAAACTTGTGACTCAAGCTCTGACAGCTATACAGAGTTAGAGTGTAGTGATGACTGCTGTGGGGATGAAAACGTGATCTATTGCTGCAG TTCCACTTCAACTACTGCCATTGTTATTGGTACTCTGGTACCCTCTGTGATTGGAGGCATGTTTTTTATCATTGGTATCTGCTATTATAAAAAGTTGTATTGCTTCAGAAATCGCATAGTGCATCCTGAAAGAGCGAGTAGTACATCTACAATAGGTACCCAAGTCCGTCCCATCACTCCAACAG ATAATCCGGCACATCAATCTTATCTCATTGTTTCGAACGGTACAGGTGAAGAGTGGCAGATGCCTACACTAAAATATCAAGACCCTGCATATCCTGGAAAGGAGCCAGCTATTTCGTATCCAGCCCCATCCTACGAAGAAGTTGTTCAGCTTCAAGAGAAACCAACGGTCACGTCCTGA